A single Chanos chanos chromosome 8, fChaCha1.1, whole genome shotgun sequence DNA region contains:
- the LOC115818242 gene encoding riboflavin transporter 2-like isoform X1: MTLVTHVLACLFGIGSWVAINGMWVELPLIVPEIPEGWYLPSYLTVIIQLANVGPLFITLMHRFKPGALDERPVIYGIVVMGVLATFLLAFLWKYTLTMGDTTHSVALLVLSFLLSVVDCTSSVTFLPFMMRLQPKYLTTYFVGEGLSGLVPAIVALIQGVGVVHCKNATNPHANANVSMGNSSWGSAEGELQAHYQPANFSAQTFFLFLSAMMVVCLVAFVLLNHCPAVAREHKRELYISRGLAEKKGELGLPLQNPGPEQKPMLSPLDDPVMEPRSSFGKGTYSKPEIVFIFVVLAWVNALTNAVLPSVQSYSCLPYGNQAYHLAATLAAVANPMACFIAMFIPNRSLVLMAALTVIGTGFGGYIMAMATLSPCPLLVHDVSGIALIVLTWVLFVLTLSYVKVIIGIILRDEGHSALVWCGAVVQLGSMLGAMTMFPLVSVYRLFESGDPCNTKCPK; this comes from the exons ATGACTCTGGTAACACACGTGCTGGCCTGCCTATTTGGCATTGGCTCCTGGGTGGCCATCAATGGTATGTGGGTGGAACTTCCTCTGATAGTGCCTGAGATCCCTGAAGGCTGGTACCTACCTTCCTACCTCACTGTCATCATCCAGTTGGCCAATGTGGGCCCACTGTTCATCACACTCATGCATCGCTTCAAGCCCGGTGCTTTGGATGAGCGGCCTGTGATCTATGGCATTGTGGTGATGGGTGTGCTGGCCACTTTTCTGTTGGCCTTCTTGTGGAAGTATACACTGACCATGggggacaccacacacagtgttgcTCTGCTGGTTCTTAGTTTCTTGCTTTCCGTGGTGGACTGCACATCCTCGGTCACCTTCCTCCCCTTCATGATGCGCCTCCAACCCAAGTATCTCACCACCTACTTTGTGGGTGAGGGTCTGAGTGGCCTGGTGCCGGCTATAGTGGCTCTTATCCAGGGTGTTGGAGTGGTCCACTGCAAGAATGCCACCAATCctcatgctaatgctaatgttagcatggGGAACTCCTCTTGGGGTTCTGCAGAAGGGGAACTGCAAGCTCACTATCAACCAGCTAATTTCTCAGCTCAGACGTTCTTCTTGTTCCTCAGTGCCATGATGGTTGTGTGTCTTGTTGCTTTTGTGCTGCTCAACCACTGCCCAGCTGTGGCAAGGGAACACAAAAGGGAGCTTTACATCAGTAGAGGGCTGGCTGAGAAGAAAGGTGAGTTGGGCCTACCTCTACAGAACCCTGGCCCAGAGCAGAAGCCTATGCTCAGCCCTCTGGATGACCCTGTAATGGAACCACGCAGCAGTTTTGGGAAGGGGACCTACAGTAAACCAGAGATTGTGTTCATATTTGTGGTCCTGGCCTGGGTAAATGCACTGACCAATGCAGTTCTGCCTTCAGTCCAGTCATATTCCTGCTTGCCATATGGAAATCAGGCCTATCATCTTGCAGCCACCTTGGCTGCTGTTGCCAACCCTATGGCCTGTTTCATTGCCATGTTCATACCAAACAG GTCTCTTGTGCTTATGGCAGCTCTCACTGTGATTGGCACTGGCTTTGGAGGTTACATTATGGCCATGGCAACACTCAGTCCCTGCCCACTGTTGGTCCATGATGTCTCAGGAATTGCACTTATT GTTCTAACATGGGTCCTGTTTGTCCTCACCCTATCTTACGTGAAGGTGATTATTGGAATCATCCTGCGAGATGAAGGACACAGTGCCCTCGTGTGGTGTGGAGCTGTAGTGCAGCTTGGCTCTATGCTGGGTGCTATGACAATGTTTCCTCTTGTCAGTGTCTATAGACTTTTTGAATCAGGAGATCCATGTAACACTAAGTGCCCCAAGTAA
- the LOC115818242 gene encoding riboflavin transporter 2-like isoform X2, which translates to MTLVTHVLACLFGIGSWVAINGMWVELPLIVPEIPEGWYLPSYLTVIIQLANVGPLFITLMHRFKPGALDERPVIYGIVVMGVLATFLLAFLWKYTLTMGDTTHSVALLVLSFLLSVVDCTSSVTFLPFMMRLQPKYLTTYFVGEGLSGLVPAIVALIQGVGVVHCKNATNPHANANVSMGNSSWGSAEGELQAHYQPANFSAQTFFLFLSAMMVVCLVAFVLLNHCPAVAREHKRELYISRGLAEKKEQKPMLSPLDDPVMEPRSSFGKGTYSKPEIVFIFVVLAWVNALTNAVLPSVQSYSCLPYGNQAYHLAATLAAVANPMACFIAMFIPNRSLVLMAALTVIGTGFGGYIMAMATLSPCPLLVHDVSGIALIVLTWVLFVLTLSYVKVIIGIILRDEGHSALVWCGAVVQLGSMLGAMTMFPLVSVYRLFESGDPCNTKCPK; encoded by the exons ATGACTCTGGTAACACACGTGCTGGCCTGCCTATTTGGCATTGGCTCCTGGGTGGCCATCAATGGTATGTGGGTGGAACTTCCTCTGATAGTGCCTGAGATCCCTGAAGGCTGGTACCTACCTTCCTACCTCACTGTCATCATCCAGTTGGCCAATGTGGGCCCACTGTTCATCACACTCATGCATCGCTTCAAGCCCGGTGCTTTGGATGAGCGGCCTGTGATCTATGGCATTGTGGTGATGGGTGTGCTGGCCACTTTTCTGTTGGCCTTCTTGTGGAAGTATACACTGACCATGggggacaccacacacagtgttgcTCTGCTGGTTCTTAGTTTCTTGCTTTCCGTGGTGGACTGCACATCCTCGGTCACCTTCCTCCCCTTCATGATGCGCCTCCAACCCAAGTATCTCACCACCTACTTTGTGGGTGAGGGTCTGAGTGGCCTGGTGCCGGCTATAGTGGCTCTTATCCAGGGTGTTGGAGTGGTCCACTGCAAGAATGCCACCAATCctcatgctaatgctaatgttagcatggGGAACTCCTCTTGGGGTTCTGCAGAAGGGGAACTGCAAGCTCACTATCAACCAGCTAATTTCTCAGCTCAGACGTTCTTCTTGTTCCTCAGTGCCATGATGGTTGTGTGTCTTGTTGCTTTTGTGCTGCTCAACCACTGCCCAGCTGTGGCAAGGGAACACAAAAGGGAGCTTTACATCAGTAGAGGGCTGGCTGAGAAGAAAG AGCAGAAGCCTATGCTCAGCCCTCTGGATGACCCTGTAATGGAACCACGCAGCAGTTTTGGGAAGGGGACCTACAGTAAACCAGAGATTGTGTTCATATTTGTGGTCCTGGCCTGGGTAAATGCACTGACCAATGCAGTTCTGCCTTCAGTCCAGTCATATTCCTGCTTGCCATATGGAAATCAGGCCTATCATCTTGCAGCCACCTTGGCTGCTGTTGCCAACCCTATGGCCTGTTTCATTGCCATGTTCATACCAAACAG GTCTCTTGTGCTTATGGCAGCTCTCACTGTGATTGGCACTGGCTTTGGAGGTTACATTATGGCCATGGCAACACTCAGTCCCTGCCCACTGTTGGTCCATGATGTCTCAGGAATTGCACTTATT GTTCTAACATGGGTCCTGTTTGTCCTCACCCTATCTTACGTGAAGGTGATTATTGGAATCATCCTGCGAGATGAAGGACACAGTGCCCTCGTGTGGTGTGGAGCTGTAGTGCAGCTTGGCTCTATGCTGGGTGCTATGACAATGTTTCCTCTTGTCAGTGTCTATAGACTTTTTGAATCAGGAGATCCATGTAACACTAAGTGCCCCAAGTAA